In the Anomalospiza imberbis isolate Cuckoo-Finch-1a 21T00152 chromosome 3, ASM3175350v1, whole genome shotgun sequence genome, GTAAGAAGGAAGTTGTAACTTACCAACAATTGTACGTCCATCCCCTCCTAATTTCACTCGGAGAGGGTTGCCTTGGGAGTCTTGGAGGTATTTGCCTTCAGCATTTAACACTAGCCCTCGGTCAAGATCTACAATCTAAAAGCAATAGATGGACTCAAGTTTAGCTAACCCAAGAGGAGGTGAAATGAAATTTCACAGCAACAGAAATTCTGGGGAAATTCAGACACTAAGTGTGATGCTCAGGAATAGCTACAACACACTTGAACTTTTAAAACTAAGTGCATAGTAATCACTGAAATATCACTGCTGAAGAAAGCAGATTCCCAGGAACTGGGGTCCAGAGCTGCACGGCCATATTCATATCACCTACTGTAGCTCTTGAATGTAAATGAGCAAATCCCTTGATTTTCTTGGGCTGCACAACTCCTAAGGTGAATTCCTGTAATACTGATTTCAGTATGACGCTGAGCCATTTTGAAGATGGGATTTAGAATTATGcctaactaaaaaaaaaaaaaatattagactACTTACTTTATATtgaaacagcaatgaaaacaaagTAGCTAAGATTTTAATTGGGGTAGGAGACTGAAGAAAAGCTTCTGTCTCATAAAGCAAATATGTCTGAGAGCTTGGACTGAATTCCAGAGCTAACTGCAGTTAAAATTCAGTCCTTTTTGCTATTTCAACCCAAAATAGCTGAACTGTATGCTGTTTTAACCTGAGGTAACAGACACTGAGCCACAGAACACAAAAATGCAAAAGGTGTTAAGTACTGTACAGAAACtgggaaggggacaggagcagcaATTGACAAGAGAGACTTACATCTGGGTCTGAGGAAAAGACTGCAGAAGGAAGGACAGCAGATGATGAAATCAGTCTCTGAAGCCCTCCAGGTCCCATATTTGGCATAGATCCTCTTGCTTTGCAAGGTGTTCATCCTGCTAGCAGCAATGCCTTCCCCCCAAGAGGCAGAGAAATGCCCTATGGCATTCCAAGGACCTTCCTAACCAACTTTCTGGGGCCCATTTGAAGGACTTTGGGCATGCTTCTCAAAATACCTCCCTTGAATGTGACGCTTTTTAATGTTCCTCTAATGAAAATGGTAAGATTGAAGTGGCcaaaaaataaatgtctttatGTGTCATGCCATGTGCAAGCAGCTCTGCTGATACCAGGGAGGCTGATCACAGACTCCTACTGCTCAGCACTTGAGAAAACATGCAGGAAGCACCAGTTCCTTCCCTTGCTTTCCTTAATTAAAAACTCATTGTAAAGGATGTTAAAAGACAAGGTGTGGGCATGTATGCAGCTTGTGGGGCTTTCCTATCAATGGCATCTGAGCTCTTCTGCGTATACCTCTGTAAACACGGGGAAACAAAAATCTACATAAGTGAATTTAAAGCATTGTGATAGTTCTGGAGgctctttttatttcagaagcCTTGCTCAGGAGCTTCTACCTGGAGTGAGAGTCTGGGAGAAACATTGCTGAACACATCTTTCACAGCAGCTATTCTGGGCAGTCTCCACTCACACTGCACAGCAGACAAGAGCCCGCTGTGTCAAGAGTCCCTGAGTCACTGGGGAGCACAAATCTCACTGATTTGACAAAAAAAATGGTTCTCTCCATTTTATAGGAGTAATGTTATAGTTTAAAATTCAACCCATCAggctttaaatttaaaatgttaaaataacaAAACCCAGAATTTGTCATTAGATTTCAATGGAACAGTGGAAACTAAACCACTAAGTATAGCTTCATTGTAAAGCTGCATTGACTGAGGACACTGCTTGCCTGTCTTTTCTTAATcaaaatacaagtaaaatagAATGCCAAAACATCTTGAATTTAGAGAGAAGGTCACCCTACCCACTTTGCTCCTTGAGGGCCATTGATTACTTTCTGTCCACTTGGTTTTCCATTATTACCAGGGATtacttttccatttccatttccatttttcGTTGTAAGATTTGGTCTGCCATTATAACCTGAAACAGGGAAGAAAACACACTATTCTGAAGAAAGTTGTGCAACCTATAAGCCATATTTTAAATTGCAAGTAAACACATTTTCTGGCTGATCTGATTATAAACAGTCATTAAAATGTTTGTGATTTTTGTAAGTGATCTTTCAGAAGTGGGATGAAGGAAGAAACCATTATTAAACACAACCACTTTTTCAATCCTATCCTTATACAAAGCTGTAGTGGCAAACTGAAAGGAGAGGGCATCGGAATTATCTCTACACCTATCTTTTTTAATGTGGAAAATGAAGGAATCTCCTTCTCTAGCTGAAAAACCACTGCTAAACAGAAGTACACTCATGTCAGAAGTGGAGAAGCAGTAGTACTGAGCTGTAGGCCCCCTAGCTCTAAAAGGGCAGAAACTTTCACATCTTATCTCAGAGACTTGCCTCCAGAAAAatataatgggaaaaaaatatagactggaaaaaaaattaactaaacACTTGTTGGTTATAACTTCACAATTGCATTGCTAGTAGTAACCTTAAATAACCTCCATATAGaaatctggttttttttttcatgccatACATCTCATCCCCCCATGGTATTATTCAAGGTCTACTCCCATCTTAAAACTCTTTAAGCTGATGAATCTCTACACAACACTGAGTCTGACTAAAGCATATCAAATGAGCAGTCCAGCTGCACAGTCCTCATTGTATAACAGGGAGGCCACTTCGAACCAAACATGACTACCTACAGATAACACAGAAGGTATTTACTAAAACACTCAGGTCATTAAATGCTACTTTGGATGCCCATGCACTGGAGGGAGAAAAGGTATTTCTACCTAGCAAAGTCACCAAGGCTATCAGGGATTTTCCACAGTTGACATGAGGAATAAATAACTTGATGTGTAGTGGACCCTCTATTCAGGGTCTATACCCAGGTCCACAGATATTCTGTCAGAAAGCAAGTCTCTAACTTTTGGGATAAATCACAGCCATAAAGGTATTAGATGGCCTGTCTGTGATGGGCACAGTCCTCAACAGGTATGGGGCAACCCTGAGCTGTCACttagaaaaaagtgaaaagtgGCTTAAAAATTCATCAAAGAACACATGGAAATGCCAGGGCACCATGAGGAAACACCTCACTGTCTAGGCATGAGCAACATGGCACTATGGAACCTGCAAAGGTCTTTTAGCAATCTATGATGAAGAGCTATGTACCTGAAAGGCTGGCATATTCTGAGTACAAATGGGCTTTTGATGAGCATTTGGTGAAGTCATTGCTCAATAAGGAACTTTTCCAATTTAGCACCTAACTCTGTCACCCTCTTTGTGGATCACAGGATCCTGTGCAGATCAGACCACAGGAGAAAGGGTCTGGGGCACCACATTACACCAAATAGGCAATGTCCTCAAGAACTGGGCTTCCCAGCAACcaccaaaataaaaagcatcaCATTATACTAAATAACTGAACCTGTATCCTGCTGGAGGACTTTTCATCTAACTGCTGATCTTAGGAAAACACAATTAGTGACATTAGTACAACAAAGGCAGGATACCTGGTCTATAAGGAGGTCTAACAAACTGGCGCTGAGAAGGGCTCCCTAGCCTGGAGTTCAATAGTCGCTGACGAGGAGATGAAGTGGAAGAAACTGCTGGAGAAATGGTGTGTGTGGTGGTAGATGTAGAAGAACGTGGCCAGACAAAGCTTGGTTTAGATGGTGTATGTTTGTTGGAGGACTGAGTAATCTGTGATGCTATGGCAGAGCTCCTTGGTGATTCAGAAGACATTTTTAATATTGAAGGTTTTTCCATGTCTTCTTCTTCAGAACTTACTTTGTGAGGTAGAAGAGTGTCCATagattttcttttattgctAGCAGTGTCTTCATATATGTTTTTGTTACCTCTAGAAACAGAAGGGGACCGTTTTGCTGCCAAAGATGTGGGTTTCTCTTCCATTTCTTTCTGATCATATTCACTGTAATAATCATCCTCTTCATTAGAAACTGACTGATGAGATTTAGATAAAGAGAGGGAAGGAACTTTTTGAGGATGTTCAGTGTTAGACATTTTTGAGGGAAACGggcccttttttttctctgtttgggACGCTGTTCTTGTAGCAACTCCTGAGCGAATAGGTAATGAAGGACGAGTTTGTCTCAAAGTGGATGACAACCTTTGATTATACTGGTTGTCTTTTGCTGTATCACTCGCAGAACTGGAGTCTGGCTGAGTGTGTTTTGCTTTGTAGGAAGGTACCTGAGAACCTGGCTGCTGTTGCTTTGATTGAGATGAACTTGAGCTTCCCTGAGAGAAAGAAGCAGATAATCCCCTAGAAGAGGACACCTCTTTAAGAAACACAGAGTGCCTGCTTGCTCTGTCACTGCCCTCTGTttcatcctcatcatcatctTCCTGCAACTCTTCATTACCTTGGGATGAGACGGCGCGGTGAGATGGGAGGCGCCGGCCCCTTGAATGCAGTATGGAAGGACTGGTTTGTGCCCTCTGTGGATGCTCTGAGTGGGAGGTCTTCTCCACTGGAAGACGAGAAGAGAGTGTCTTTCTAGGCAAAGACTCGCTTGGTTTTGGTCGAGCAAGCGTTTCTTTTACCTCTCGATTGCCCTGCTCTTCAGGTTTGTATTTGGAAAGAGAAGACTGTAAAAGAGAATGCTTTTCTGGAGCAGCTGTTTGACTTTGTTGTTCTTCTGAGTCAGAGTGGGGTGGTTTTTCACCATGTGTCTTTCTGGAGCGAGAATCAGCATCAATCTGAAGATTTCTTCTCTTTGAGTAGATTGCTGAAGAAGACTGCCTGGAAGAAGGCAAAGTAGGAAATAAGGGGTTTTCATTTTGTGAGCCCTCCTTATAATTCTTATCAACATCCTTTCCCTTGGATTTGGCACTGGTGGAGGAGCGAGAGTGAGGTGAAGTGTAACCAGGAGCAGCAGACCTTGATGAGACTGCCACTGCAGCAGATTTTGAATCCTTCCATGTGCGGGAACTGGAGCCTGAGGATAACCTTGTTTGCTGTGACCTAGAGCTTGGCTGTCCTGCTCTGTCCTCTGCTTCTTCACTGTCAAACTCATTGTGGCTATTATGAGTGTGGGAATCTGCTGATTTGGAAGCAGGTTGATGTGAACGACCCAGAGAGCCAGACCTACTGTGATGGCCTAAGACACCCTCATGAGAGAGAGCAGACTGCCGATTTGATGGCAAGGCCTGGCCACCAGGCTCTGAATCTTTAGAAGACACTTTCACCAGCATGGGGTCAGGCTTCCCTTCCACATTACTCGCAAGACCATTACTTTTGGCGGGCAGAGGATGGGAAGAGGTCTTAGAAGGCACATTGTTGTTGCTTTGCCTCAATTGCTTTGTTTCATTATCTGTGTATCTGGGAACGGACGAGGCAGAAGGGTGTTGTGCTGATGACGGTAACAGTGCTGATGGCTCACGTTTCTCTGTGCTCATATGGCTTGACACCTCAGATGTGTGGGTACGAACAGACATCTTCCCTGAGGCGAGGACAGGGTGGATTGGCCGACTAGAGGACAGGGGTTTAACATTCCTCCTCTGGTCTTGGGCTTTTGGCGTTGACGTTGTAGCTTCCTGGGAGGAATTGAGATCATCTGTCACCTCAGTAGACTGGAGGTCAGGTTCCAGCTCTCCTGTCTTTCTAGAAGATAACTGAGATTTACTTAGGACCCCCCGAGTCAAGATTTTGTTCTTATATTCAGAAAGAAGACTCTTTTTATCACTAACGCTAGGTGAATGAACAGACAGCTGCTTAGAAGAAGGTGAGAGCTGGGCTtttgaagaaacagaagaacTTTGAGAAGAAGATGAGCCAGCATTCCCAGTCTTTTTAGCCTCTGAATTATCTTGAATATTTGTCTTTTGCTGACCAACTGAATCCTCATGAGCAGCTAGGGgcaaaaagaaaagtgtttaTTCACAACAATAGAAGATTCACTAAAACTGaccaaaagcagaaaacacTCAGGTAGCAAGAACAAAACTTATGAGAATATAAGACAATAACTATTTCTGTATTAACCAGGCTGTGGAGTCCAGCCAAGATAAATTTTGGGTTGTAGGAAGGCACCTATGTGGAATTACTGTAGCTTGGGTAAAACTTAGACTAATTAAAATCAAATATCTTAAATCAGGGACTGCAACACCGTTTTGGGGGAACCAAATCTTCAGCAGAATTTAGTCCTGTTGATGGCATGGCGCTGCATTATCCCATGTAAGGCTGTGGCCCACCTTTTTAGCTAACCCAGCAAATATTCTGTCCCTATAATAGTAACTTTTTGGCAAGAGCCAAACACAAGGAGTAGTATCTGAGTAAGACACTAAGTGACTTTCAAGAGTGGGATCTGTCAGGAACAGAGCAGCCAAAAACCCAGAGCATTGCATTCCTTTCACCTTTGGATAACAAGAACACATAGTGTTGTCATAGATTATGACATGCATTTATTCAAGAGGCTAAAATGTCCATAAAAATGACCTTTTGCATGCTGCAGAGTGACAAAGACTTATTTGGACAATATAATGATGAAAAGAGCAAGCAAAAACAATATCAAGGAAGTCAAATCCCACAGATCAGACAGAGTGCCAAGGAGCTGAGTCAGTAAGAAGTAACACAAATGGGACTAAGGCAAGAGTGGGTGAATTACAGCACTGGTTCATGGCTTGATGCTCACCTGCTGGGATGGCGACACTGAAGGCTTTTGACTGAGGACC is a window encoding:
- the FNDC1 gene encoding fibronectin type III domain-containing protein 1 isoform X1, translated to MAGPAAPWAALLLLAALLPAALPEKGTPSRPLRVRAQSPDGKLPFRWKPPYGAGFRGPHSRSQGYPRGYGESNRRMSYAPMPQERQNQEARKLASESVHVVSLPSRSSQGRSQPVYRSSLTKRKVTEEEEVEVAQDITVRVMSSQSVLVTWTDPLYEKRKVAANRQYNVRYREKGESARWDYKQVSNRRALVENLVPDTMYEFAIQILEGEKEGKWSVSVYQRTPEAAPASAPENLDVWPLKGKPTSVAASWDALPESEGKVKEYILSYAPALKPFGAKSITYSGATTSAIIDGLQAGERYIFKIRAANRRGPGPQSKAFSVAIPAAAHEDSVGQQKTNIQDNSEAKKTGNAGSSSSQSSSVSSKAQLSPSSKQLSVHSPSVSDKKSLLSEYKNKILTRGVLSKSQLSSRKTGELEPDLQSTEVTDDLNSSQEATTSTPKAQDQRRNVKPLSSSRPIHPVLASGKMSVRTHTSEVSSHMSTEKREPSALLPSSAQHPSASSVPRYTDNETKQLRQSNNNVPSKTSSHPLPAKSNGLASNVEGKPDPMLVKVSSKDSEPGGQALPSNRQSALSHEGVLGHHSRSGSLGRSHQPASKSADSHTHNSHNEFDSEEAEDRAGQPSSRSQQTRLSSGSSSRTWKDSKSAAVAVSSRSAAPGYTSPHSRSSTSAKSKGKDVDKNYKEGSQNENPLFPTLPSSRQSSSAIYSKRRNLQIDADSRSRKTHGEKPPHSDSEEQQSQTAAPEKHSLLQSSLSKYKPEEQGNREVKETLARPKPSESLPRKTLSSRLPVEKTSHSEHPQRAQTSPSILHSRGRRLPSHRAVSSQGNEELQEDDDEDETEGSDRASRHSVFLKEVSSSRGLSASFSQGSSSSSQSKQQQPGSQVPSYKAKHTQPDSSSASDTAKDNQYNQRLSSTLRQTRPSLPIRSGVATRTASQTEKKKGPFPSKMSNTEHPQKVPSLSLSKSHQSVSNEEDDYYSEYDQKEMEEKPTSLAAKRSPSVSRGNKNIYEDTASNKRKSMDTLLPHKVSSEEEDMEKPSILKMSSESPRSSAIASQITQSSNKHTPSKPSFVWPRSSTSTTTHTISPAVSSTSSPRQRLLNSRLGSPSQRQFVRPPYRPGYNGRPNLTTKNGNGNGKVIPGNNGKPSGQKVINGPQGAKWIVDLDRGLVLNAEGKYLQDSQGNPLRVKLGGDGRTIVDEKGAPMVSPDGLPLFGHSRFSKPVASAQDKPIISLGGKPLIGLEMIKKTTTPSTTTTTIPTTTTTTTTTTTTTTVATTTTTTTTPEPTTTEPPIEKPAPTCPPGTYGQYDDEGNLLLGFDGLPECNAEAPALHWRLLMVPAADTFSGLDSDVTTTPEAYVIYDDDYEFFESTLPPTTTTVTTTTTSTTTELEVVYPETGVGGTGPVSEYDIAGKKRFTAPYVTYLNKDPAAPCSLTEALEHFQVESLDEIIPNDFREKDQRPLKAPHNITVVAVEGCHSFVIVDWAKPAQGDMVTGYLVYSASYDDFLKNKWSTRTAGSTHLPIENLKPNTRYYFKVQAKNPFGYGPVSSSVSFITESDNPLLIVRPPGGEPIWIPFTFKYDPTYSDCTGKQYVKRTWYRKFVGVVLCNSLRYKIYLSDDLKDTFYSIGDSWGRGEDHCQFVDSHLDGRTGPQSYIEALPTIQGYYRQYRQEPVSFGRIGYTTPYYYVGWYECGVPIPGKW
- the FNDC1 gene encoding fibronectin type III domain-containing protein 1 isoform X2; translation: MAGPAAPWAALLLLAALLPAALPEKGTPSRPLRVRAQSPDGKLPFRWKPPYGAGFRGPHSRSQGYPRGYGESNRRMSYAPMPQERQNQEARKLASESVHVVSLPSRSSQGRSQPVYRSSLTKRKVTEEEEVEVAQDITVRVMSSQSVLVTWTDPLYEKRKVAANRQYNVRYREKGESARWDYKQVSNRRALVENLVPDTMYEFAIQILEGEKEGKWSVSVYQRTPEAAPASAPENLDVWPLKGKPTSVAASWDALPESEGKVKEYILSYAPALKPFGAKSITYSGATTSAIIDGLQAGERYIFKIRAANRRGPGPQSKAFSVAIPAAAHEDSVGQQKTNIQDNSEAKKTGNAGSSSSQSSSVSSKAQLSPSSKQLSVHSPSVSDKKSLLSEYKNKILTRGVLSKSQLSSRKTGELEPDLQSTEVTDDLNSSQEATTSTPKAQDQRRNVKPLSSSRPIHPVLASGKMSVRTHTSEVSSHMSTEKREPSALLPSSAQHPSASSVPRYTDNETKQLRQSNNNVPSKTSSHPLPAKSNGLASNVEGKPDPMLVKVSSKDSEPGGQALPSNRQSALSHEGVLGHHSRSGSLGRSHQPASKSADSHTHNSHNEFDSEEAEDRAGQPSSRSQQTRLSSGSSSRTWKDSKSAAVAVSSRSAAPGYTSPHSRSSTSAKSKGKDVDKNYKEGSQNENPLFPTLPSSRQSSSAIYSKRRNLQIDADSRSRKTHGEKPPHSDSEEQQSQTAAPEKHSLLQSSLSKYKPEEQGNREVKETLARPKPSESLPRKTLSSRLPVEKTSHSEHPQRAQTSPSILHSRGRRLPSHRAVSSQGNEELQEDDDEDETEGSDRASRHSVFLKEVSSSRGLSASFSQGSSSSSQSKQQQPGSQVPSYKAKHTQPDSSSASDTAKDNQYNQRLSSTLRQTRPSLPIRSGVATRTASQTEKKKGPFPSKMSNTEHPQKVPSLSLSKSHQSVSNEEDDYYSEYDQKEMEEKPTSLAAKRSPSVSRGNKNIYEDTASNKRKSMDTLLPHKVSSEEEDMEKPSILKMSSESPRSSAIASQITQSSNKHTPSKPSFVWPRSSTSTTTHTISPAVSSTSSPRQRLLNSRLGSPSQRQFVRPPYRPGYNGRPNLTTKNGNGNGKVIPGNNGKPSGQKVINGPQGAKWIVDLDRGLVLNAEGKYLQDSQGNPLRVKLGGDGRTIVDEKGAPMVSPDGLPLFGHSRFSKPVASAQDKPIISLGGKPLIGLEMIKKTTTPSTTTTTIPTTTTTTTTTTTTTTVATTTTTTTTPEPTTTEPPIEKPAPTCPPGTYGQYDDEGNLLLGFDGLPECNAEDTFSGLDSDVTTTPEAYVIYDDDYEFFESTLPPTTTTVTTTTTSTTTELEVVYPETGVGGTGPVSEYDIAGKKRFTAPYVTYLNKDPAAPCSLTEALEHFQVESLDEIIPNDFREKDQRPLKAPHNITVVAVEGCHSFVIVDWAKPAQGDMVTGYLVYSASYDDFLKNKWSTRTAGSTHLPIENLKPNTRYYFKVQAKNPFGYGPVSSSVSFITESDNPLLIVRPPGGEPIWIPFTFKYDPTYSDCTGKQYVKRTWYRKFVGVVLCNSLRYKIYLSDDLKDTFYSIGDSWGRGEDHCQFVDSHLDGRTGPQSYIEALPTIQGYYRQYRQEPVSFGRIGYTTPYYYVGWYECGVPIPGKW